A stretch of Linepithema humile isolate Giens D197 chromosome 3, Lhum_UNIL_v1.0, whole genome shotgun sequence DNA encodes these proteins:
- the LOC105679183 gene encoding uncharacterized protein isoform X1 yields MEEKIKKDRPIFDKENFWIKPDKVEKLNEVRLHSENIRDHPKQAINESQSYLLPTSSNILEEKTYGRDKPDNQGVTENFHKPSQNFTDTWNSQSEWKKPDANSSSQLYSSTDSYFCENYPIREVSQNNIPFEQSDYTLMEIGSVSSQSCVKSSKYEKSNNNSERCVNPTKIQSYENTVKNVAKTKFISEKRLRKNKESSSESTSTKEYSENMQNNSEDSTLDFSDESQYSEQNLNAARSFARLIPFKITKRDIEFLQFLLVAIKHSYEAEAKADRNNEEIFEIPAHMLKPGDNVEISPNSGFYLSREKIAYIELKSTTENENCDWKKLVRETLLEVYDESITNYSATGRRGARPAINAVLFKALFKWATEKAERPITRKAYIQCINKCASNKRKYRTKKEKNEKRAPKKVKKIDLR; encoded by the exons atggaagaaaaaataaaaaaagatcgcCCAATCTTTGATAAAGAGAATTTTTGGATAAAACCTGACAAAGTAGAAAAGCTCAACGAAGTTCGACTTCATTCAGAAAATATACGAGATCATCCTAAGCAAGCAATTAACGAAAGTCAGTCATATCTCCTTCCAACTTCTTCGAATATTTTAGAAGAGAAAACTTATGGAAGAGACAAGCCAGACAATCAAGGAGTTACTGAAAACTTTCAT AAACCTTCTCAAAATTTTACTGATACATGGAATTCTCAGTCAGAGTGGAAGAAACCGGATGCTAATTCTTCGAGCCAATTATACAGTAGCACAGATTcgtatttttgtgaaaattatcCGATTAGAGAAGTGTCTCAAAATAATATACCCTTTGAGCAGTCAGATTACACTTTGATGGAAATAGGGAGTGTTTCATCTCAATCATGTGTAAAAAGCAGCAAGTATGAAAAGTCTAATAATAATTCGGAAAGATGTGTAAATCCTACAAAGATACAATCCTATGAAAATACAGTAAAG aacgtagcaaaaacaaaatttatctctGAAAAAAGATtgcgaaaaaataaagagagtaGTTCAGAATCCACATCTACCAAAGAATATTCAGAGAATATGCAGAATAATAGCGAAGATTCAACATTGGATTTTTCGGATGAATCTCAATATAGTgagcaaaatttaaatgcaGCACGATCATTTGCAAGATTAATAccatttaaaa tTACCAAACGAGACATTGAATTTCTGCAATTTCTTCTTGTAGCAATTAAACATTCGTACGAAGCAGAAGCAAAAGCCGATcgaaataatgaagaaatttttgaa ATTCCGGCGCATATGCTGAAACCTGGAGacaac GTGGAGATATCACCCAATAGTGGCTTTTATTTATCTCGAGAGAAAATTGCTTACATCGAATTAAAATCGACAACGGAAAATGAGAACTGCGATTGGAAGAAGCTTGTGCGAGAAACTCTTCTAGAAGTGTATGATGAAAGCATCACCAATTATTCTGCTACTGGAAGAAGAGGAGCTCGACCAGCAATTAATGCTGTACTTTTTAAAGCTTTATTTA aatggGCAACTGAAAAAGCTGAAAGACCGATTACTCGGAAAGCATACATACAGTGCATAAATAAGTGTGCGTCGAATAAGCGTAaatatagaacaaaaaaagaaaaaaatgaaaagcgCGCACCgaagaaagtaaaaa AAATTGATTTGCGATAA
- the LOC105679183 gene encoding uncharacterized protein isoform X2: MEEKIKKDRPIFDKENFWIKPDKVEKLNEVRLHSENIRDHPKQAINESQSYLLPTSSNILEEKTYGRDKPDNQGVTENFHKPSQNFTDTWNSQSEWKKPDANSSSQLYSSTDSYFCENYPIREVSQNNIPFEQSDYTLMEIGSVSSQSCVKSSKYEKSNNNSERCVNPTKIQSYENTVKNVAKTKFISEKRLRKNKESSSESTSTKEYSENMQNNSEDSTLDFSDESQYSEQNLNAARSFARLIPFKTIKHSYEAEAKADRNNEEIFEIPAHMLKPGDNVEISPNSGFYLSREKIAYIELKSTTENENCDWKKLVRETLLEVYDESITNYSATGRRGARPAINAVLFKALFKWATEKAERPITRKAYIQCINKCASNKRKYRTKKEKNEKRAPKKVKKIDLR, translated from the exons atggaagaaaaaataaaaaaagatcgcCCAATCTTTGATAAAGAGAATTTTTGGATAAAACCTGACAAAGTAGAAAAGCTCAACGAAGTTCGACTTCATTCAGAAAATATACGAGATCATCCTAAGCAAGCAATTAACGAAAGTCAGTCATATCTCCTTCCAACTTCTTCGAATATTTTAGAAGAGAAAACTTATGGAAGAGACAAGCCAGACAATCAAGGAGTTACTGAAAACTTTCAT AAACCTTCTCAAAATTTTACTGATACATGGAATTCTCAGTCAGAGTGGAAGAAACCGGATGCTAATTCTTCGAGCCAATTATACAGTAGCACAGATTcgtatttttgtgaaaattatcCGATTAGAGAAGTGTCTCAAAATAATATACCCTTTGAGCAGTCAGATTACACTTTGATGGAAATAGGGAGTGTTTCATCTCAATCATGTGTAAAAAGCAGCAAGTATGAAAAGTCTAATAATAATTCGGAAAGATGTGTAAATCCTACAAAGATACAATCCTATGAAAATACAGTAAAG aacgtagcaaaaacaaaatttatctctGAAAAAAGATtgcgaaaaaataaagagagtaGTTCAGAATCCACATCTACCAAAGAATATTCAGAGAATATGCAGAATAATAGCGAAGATTCAACATTGGATTTTTCGGATGAATCTCAATATAGTgagcaaaatttaaatgcaGCACGATCATTTGCAAGATTAATAccatttaaaa CAATTAAACATTCGTACGAAGCAGAAGCAAAAGCCGATcgaaataatgaagaaatttttgaa ATTCCGGCGCATATGCTGAAACCTGGAGacaac GTGGAGATATCACCCAATAGTGGCTTTTATTTATCTCGAGAGAAAATTGCTTACATCGAATTAAAATCGACAACGGAAAATGAGAACTGCGATTGGAAGAAGCTTGTGCGAGAAACTCTTCTAGAAGTGTATGATGAAAGCATCACCAATTATTCTGCTACTGGAAGAAGAGGAGCTCGACCAGCAATTAATGCTGTACTTTTTAAAGCTTTATTTA aatggGCAACTGAAAAAGCTGAAAGACCGATTACTCGGAAAGCATACATACAGTGCATAAATAAGTGTGCGTCGAATAAGCGTAaatatagaacaaaaaaagaaaaaaatgaaaagcgCGCACCgaagaaagtaaaaa AAATTGATTTGCGATAA
- the LOC105679183 gene encoding uncharacterized protein isoform X5, whose product MEEKIKKDRPIFDKENFWIKPDKVEKLNEVRLHSENIRDHPKQAINESQSYLLPTSSNILEEKTYGRDKPDNQGVTENFHKPSQNFTDTWNSQSEWKKPDANSSSQLYSSTDSYFCENYPIREVSQNNIPFEQSDYTLMEIGSVSSQSCVKSSKYEKSNNNSERCVNPTKIQSYENTVKNVAKTKFISEKRLRKNKESSSESTSTKEYSENMQNNSEDSTLDFSDESQYSEQNLNAARSFARLIPFKITKRDIEFLQFLLVAIKHSYEAEAKADRNNEEIFEIPAHMLKPGDNVEISPNSGFYLSREKIAYIELKSTTENENCDWKKLVRETLLEVYDESITNYSATGRRGARPAINAVLFKALFKIDLR is encoded by the exons atggaagaaaaaataaaaaaagatcgcCCAATCTTTGATAAAGAGAATTTTTGGATAAAACCTGACAAAGTAGAAAAGCTCAACGAAGTTCGACTTCATTCAGAAAATATACGAGATCATCCTAAGCAAGCAATTAACGAAAGTCAGTCATATCTCCTTCCAACTTCTTCGAATATTTTAGAAGAGAAAACTTATGGAAGAGACAAGCCAGACAATCAAGGAGTTACTGAAAACTTTCAT AAACCTTCTCAAAATTTTACTGATACATGGAATTCTCAGTCAGAGTGGAAGAAACCGGATGCTAATTCTTCGAGCCAATTATACAGTAGCACAGATTcgtatttttgtgaaaattatcCGATTAGAGAAGTGTCTCAAAATAATATACCCTTTGAGCAGTCAGATTACACTTTGATGGAAATAGGGAGTGTTTCATCTCAATCATGTGTAAAAAGCAGCAAGTATGAAAAGTCTAATAATAATTCGGAAAGATGTGTAAATCCTACAAAGATACAATCCTATGAAAATACAGTAAAG aacgtagcaaaaacaaaatttatctctGAAAAAAGATtgcgaaaaaataaagagagtaGTTCAGAATCCACATCTACCAAAGAATATTCAGAGAATATGCAGAATAATAGCGAAGATTCAACATTGGATTTTTCGGATGAATCTCAATATAGTgagcaaaatttaaatgcaGCACGATCATTTGCAAGATTAATAccatttaaaa tTACCAAACGAGACATTGAATTTCTGCAATTTCTTCTTGTAGCAATTAAACATTCGTACGAAGCAGAAGCAAAAGCCGATcgaaataatgaagaaatttttgaa ATTCCGGCGCATATGCTGAAACCTGGAGacaac GTGGAGATATCACCCAATAGTGGCTTTTATTTATCTCGAGAGAAAATTGCTTACATCGAATTAAAATCGACAACGGAAAATGAGAACTGCGATTGGAAGAAGCTTGTGCGAGAAACTCTTCTAGAAGTGTATGATGAAAGCATCACCAATTATTCTGCTACTGGAAGAAGAGGAGCTCGACCAGCAATTAATGCTGTACTTTTTAAAGCTTTATTTA AAATTGATTTGCGATAA
- the LOC105679183 gene encoding uncharacterized protein isoform X4: MEEKIKKDRPIFDKENFWIKPDKVEKLNEVRLHSENIRDHPKQAINESQSYLLPTSSNILEEKTYGRDKPDNQGVTENFHKPSQNFTDTWNSQSEWKKPDANSSSQLYSSTDSYFCENYPIREVSQNNIPFEQSDYTLMEIGSVSSQSCVKSSKYEKSNNNSERCVNPTKIQSYENTVKNVAKTKFISEKRLRKNKESSSESTSTKEYSENMQNNSEDSTLDFSDESQYTIKHSYEAEAKADRNNEEIFEIPAHMLKPGDNVEISPNSGFYLSREKIAYIELKSTTENENCDWKKLVRETLLEVYDESITNYSATGRRGARPAINAVLFKALFKWATEKAERPITRKAYIQCINKCASNKRKYRTKKEKNEKRAPKKVKKIDLR, encoded by the exons atggaagaaaaaataaaaaaagatcgcCCAATCTTTGATAAAGAGAATTTTTGGATAAAACCTGACAAAGTAGAAAAGCTCAACGAAGTTCGACTTCATTCAGAAAATATACGAGATCATCCTAAGCAAGCAATTAACGAAAGTCAGTCATATCTCCTTCCAACTTCTTCGAATATTTTAGAAGAGAAAACTTATGGAAGAGACAAGCCAGACAATCAAGGAGTTACTGAAAACTTTCAT AAACCTTCTCAAAATTTTACTGATACATGGAATTCTCAGTCAGAGTGGAAGAAACCGGATGCTAATTCTTCGAGCCAATTATACAGTAGCACAGATTcgtatttttgtgaaaattatcCGATTAGAGAAGTGTCTCAAAATAATATACCCTTTGAGCAGTCAGATTACACTTTGATGGAAATAGGGAGTGTTTCATCTCAATCATGTGTAAAAAGCAGCAAGTATGAAAAGTCTAATAATAATTCGGAAAGATGTGTAAATCCTACAAAGATACAATCCTATGAAAATACAGTAAAG aacgtagcaaaaacaaaatttatctctGAAAAAAGATtgcgaaaaaataaagagagtaGTTCAGAATCCACATCTACCAAAGAATATTCAGAGAATATGCAGAATAATAGCGAAGATTCAACATTGGATTTTTCGGATGAATCTCAATATA CAATTAAACATTCGTACGAAGCAGAAGCAAAAGCCGATcgaaataatgaagaaatttttgaa ATTCCGGCGCATATGCTGAAACCTGGAGacaac GTGGAGATATCACCCAATAGTGGCTTTTATTTATCTCGAGAGAAAATTGCTTACATCGAATTAAAATCGACAACGGAAAATGAGAACTGCGATTGGAAGAAGCTTGTGCGAGAAACTCTTCTAGAAGTGTATGATGAAAGCATCACCAATTATTCTGCTACTGGAAGAAGAGGAGCTCGACCAGCAATTAATGCTGTACTTTTTAAAGCTTTATTTA aatggGCAACTGAAAAAGCTGAAAGACCGATTACTCGGAAAGCATACATACAGTGCATAAATAAGTGTGCGTCGAATAAGCGTAaatatagaacaaaaaaagaaaaaaatgaaaagcgCGCACCgaagaaagtaaaaa AAATTGATTTGCGATAA
- the LOC105679183 gene encoding uncharacterized protein isoform X3 produces MEEKIKKDRPIFDKENFWIKPDKVEKLNEVRLHSENIRDHPKQAINESQSYLLPTSSNILEEKTYGRDKPDNQGVTENFHKPSQNFTDTWNSQSEWKKPDANSSSQLYSSTDSYFCENYPIREVSQNNIPFEQSDYTLMEIGSVSSQSCVKSSKYEKSNNNSERCVNPTKIQSYENTVKNVAKTKFISEKRLRKNKESSSESTSTKEYSENMQNNSEDSTLDFSDESQYITKRDIEFLQFLLVAIKHSYEAEAKADRNNEEIFEIPAHMLKPGDNVEISPNSGFYLSREKIAYIELKSTTENENCDWKKLVRETLLEVYDESITNYSATGRRGARPAINAVLFKALFKWATEKAERPITRKAYIQCINKCASNKRKYRTKKEKNEKRAPKKVKKIDLR; encoded by the exons atggaagaaaaaataaaaaaagatcgcCCAATCTTTGATAAAGAGAATTTTTGGATAAAACCTGACAAAGTAGAAAAGCTCAACGAAGTTCGACTTCATTCAGAAAATATACGAGATCATCCTAAGCAAGCAATTAACGAAAGTCAGTCATATCTCCTTCCAACTTCTTCGAATATTTTAGAAGAGAAAACTTATGGAAGAGACAAGCCAGACAATCAAGGAGTTACTGAAAACTTTCAT AAACCTTCTCAAAATTTTACTGATACATGGAATTCTCAGTCAGAGTGGAAGAAACCGGATGCTAATTCTTCGAGCCAATTATACAGTAGCACAGATTcgtatttttgtgaaaattatcCGATTAGAGAAGTGTCTCAAAATAATATACCCTTTGAGCAGTCAGATTACACTTTGATGGAAATAGGGAGTGTTTCATCTCAATCATGTGTAAAAAGCAGCAAGTATGAAAAGTCTAATAATAATTCGGAAAGATGTGTAAATCCTACAAAGATACAATCCTATGAAAATACAGTAAAG aacgtagcaaaaacaaaatttatctctGAAAAAAGATtgcgaaaaaataaagagagtaGTTCAGAATCCACATCTACCAAAGAATATTCAGAGAATATGCAGAATAATAGCGAAGATTCAACATTGGATTTTTCGGATGAATCTCAATATA tTACCAAACGAGACATTGAATTTCTGCAATTTCTTCTTGTAGCAATTAAACATTCGTACGAAGCAGAAGCAAAAGCCGATcgaaataatgaagaaatttttgaa ATTCCGGCGCATATGCTGAAACCTGGAGacaac GTGGAGATATCACCCAATAGTGGCTTTTATTTATCTCGAGAGAAAATTGCTTACATCGAATTAAAATCGACAACGGAAAATGAGAACTGCGATTGGAAGAAGCTTGTGCGAGAAACTCTTCTAGAAGTGTATGATGAAAGCATCACCAATTATTCTGCTACTGGAAGAAGAGGAGCTCGACCAGCAATTAATGCTGTACTTTTTAAAGCTTTATTTA aatggGCAACTGAAAAAGCTGAAAGACCGATTACTCGGAAAGCATACATACAGTGCATAAATAAGTGTGCGTCGAATAAGCGTAaatatagaacaaaaaaagaaaaaaatgaaaagcgCGCACCgaagaaagtaaaaa AAATTGATTTGCGATAA
- the LOC136998388 gene encoding uncharacterized protein, which produces MLTRLTPKVIKYNNIKRYLKTMPTCCVKNCISRTDHTHTRNLKFFLFPKDVNIRQQWLNACQKNEIDLKIDSARVCNLHFNDDCFEIKWTKPRTSNIPAKQMQRLKKDSIPTKMLNLEKRKVTNKMEEIENDIVHKNKKMKVP; this is translated from the exons ATGTTGACACGGTTGACACCGAAggttattaaatacaataatattaaaagatatttaaaaactatgcCAACGTGTtgtgtaaagaattgtataaGTCGTACTGATCATACGCACAcaagaaatttgaaattctttttatttccaaaagaTGTAAATATTCGTCAGCAATGGCTTAATGCCTgtcaaaaaaatgaaattgatctaaaaattgaTTCTG caAGAGTATGCAATCTCCATTTCAATGATGATTGTTTTGAAATTAAGTGGACAAAACCACGTACAAGCAATATACCTGCCAAACAGATGCAGCGACTGAAAAAAGATTCCATTCCTactaaaatgttaaatttagaaaaaagaaaagttacaaataaaatggaagaaatagaaaacgacattgtacataaaaacaaaaagatgaAAGTACCGTga
- the LOC136998745 gene encoding protein IWS1 homolog translates to MRILRWRLKLAEYDYEVEYKAGKMNVNADALSRNPINFEEVDCKPVRKGRQKRKISKDAKTILKTQREFDEEEDNYKLYLSDSSEEDDNYELRLSDTEENDDYKSHLSDSEEENYELHFSDTEENENAIKNNTDSIPFTQEELDEPNQQIIERALIHSPPTHDKILTRSLTARRRITDQDDLIKEQIDDNIILLDDRNDPSDKENSDEDEEQEDIDNNQEINIKNYSKPTINN, encoded by the coding sequence ATGAGAATATTACGATGGAGACTAAAATTAGCGGAATACGATTATGAAGTGGAATATAAAGCAGGCAAAATGAATGTAAACGCAGATGCATTATCACGAAATCCTATAAACTTTGAAGAAGTCGATTGTAAACCAGTTAGAAAGGGCAGACAGAAACGAAAAATCTCTAAAGATGCTAAAACAATCTTAAAAACGCAAAGAGAAtttgacgaagaagaagataattataaattgtatctctCCGATTCTTCAGAGGAAGATGATAATTACGAACTACGCCTTTCTGACACTGAAGAAAATGATGATTACAAATCACATCTTTCTGATAGCGAGgaagaaaattacgaattacatttttccgacaccgaagaaaacgaaaatgcaattaaaaataatacagactcGATACCATTTACCCAAGAAGAATTAGATGAAccaaatcaacaaataatagaGAGAGCATTAATTCACAGTCCACCTACACATGacaaaatactaacaagaAGTCTGACAGCACGACGTCGAATTACCGATCAagatgatttaataaaagagcaaatagacgataacattatattgttaGACGATAGAAATGATCCGTCTGATAAAGAAAACAGTGATGAAGACGAGGAACAAGAAGATATAGACAATAACCAAGAgatcaatatcaaaaattatagtaaacccactattaataattag